Sequence from the Cuniculiplasma divulgatum genome:
GTGGAGAAGGATGATTTCCTGTCCCTGCTGACCACCGACAGAGAATCGCCACCTGGTCTGAGAGTGTCATAGAATGAACATAGCAGAGAAATACAGGGCTGAATCAGTATCGGATCTCATCATCAGCCAGAGGATACTTGCTGATATCAGGAACTGGCTGAAACTGTGGAATGAGGGGACCCCCACAAAGAAGGGGCTGATACTTTATGGCCCCCCGGGATCCGGAAAAACCACCACGGCCCTTGCCCTGGCAAAAGAATCAGGTGTTCCATTAATTGAGATGAACGCCTCGGAAACGAGAAATTCCGATGCCATGAAGAGGGTGGCCATGATGGGATCACAGTATTCAGATCTCACCCTTATGGCAGATCATGCGGCAGGGTTCAACAAGATAATCCTCATTGACGAGGCTGACAACATATTCGAGGGCAGGAGCAGGGAGACCGGCGGGGATTCCGGAGGGATAACAGAGCTTGCCAGGGTTATCAGGAACACCAGGAATCCTATAATCCTGACCATGAATGATTTTTACGGATTCAGGCGCAAAAATGCAGCCAAGGAGATCATAAACAACTGTCTTGCCATAGAGTTCAGGCAGTTCAGGAAGAAGAACGATCTCGATTTCAGGAGCTTCCGGCACAAACTGACCGAGAGGCTCATTTTCATCGCCCAGAGCGAGGGGCTGCAGTTTCGGCCTGAGATAGTGGACGCACTGATAGAACGAAACCGAGATGATCTCAGGGCAATCATAAACGATGCTGTGAGCATGATGGCATACAGGGATGACCCTGAGGCTGTTGGCCAGCCTTCAATCAGGGATGCTCCCTCCGGCATATACGACGTCATGCACGCAACCTTCAAGGAGGGTGACTATGAGGGTATCCTAAGGGACCTCATGGACAAAGACTTCACAACGGAAGACTATCTTATGTGGCTTGACAAAAATCTTCCCATGGAGGCAAAGGATGCAGCGGACCTTGACCATGCATATGATATTCTCTCCATTGCAGACGTATTTGTGGGAAGGGTCATAAAGAAGCAGCACTATGCATACAAGGGATATGCGGAGGAGATAGCCGCAGGCGTTTCAACCGGAATAGTGCACCGCAATGAGAAATATGTGAAGTATGAGTTCCCGTCATACATAATGAAAATGTCCAGGCTGAGGGAAAGCAGGGAAGGGAGGAAGTTTGCCACAGCAAAGCTTGCAAGATTCACACATAGCGGAAGAATGAGGATTTCCGGAAATTTGTGGTTCTATGGTGAAATGCTCAAACGAAAGGAATTTTCGGCGATGCTTGAAAAACAGCTCAACCTGAGCGAGAAGGAATTATCTGTTCTCAAGAAAGGCTGATTTCTCTGCAGGTCCCGCCGATTCAGCAGGAAGCCTGGAAATAACTTTCCTGCATTTCCTTATGGTTCCGCTCACATAGAGAGTTTCGGCCTCATTGATTTTCTGGTTGAAATAGGAAACAAAAGGGCCCATCGTGAACTGATCAGTGAGATAAATGGCGTAATTCCCTTCCATATATTTCCTCTTGGCGCGGAACAGGCGGTACAGCTCCCTGTCAATGAAAGATAACCTCTTCTGGAGGTTGCCGATCCTTACAAGGACATAGCGCTTTCTCAATGGATTGCCTTTCAACAGAGGCTTATGGCGGAGTTGTTAATTTAAGTGTCGAGACTTCAGGCATTCATGAACTATTGCCAAGCCAATAACATATTTATAGACTTATACTCTACAGCTTCATTCACGAGAATTAGAGGTAAGATTTAGATGCCAGATGTTCAAAGTACATACAGCATGGTCAGGGATGCCTGGAAGGACCTCAAGAAATCTGAGATCTACGGGTTGCAAAAAGAGAGAATGATCGCCTGGAGAAGCGGTTCTTCAATTGAAAGGGTAGAGAGACCCACAAGGCTTGACAGGGCGAGAGCACTTGGCTATAAGGCCAAGGGCGGTTTCATCGTTGTCAGGGCCAGAGTGAGAAGAGGAGGAAGGAACAAGCCCAAGATCATGGGAGGAAGAAGACCCAGAAGGATGGGCTACAATAAACTCACCCCCAAGAAAAGTATCCAGTGGATTGCAGAGGAGAGAACTGCTGACAGATATCCCAACATGGAAGTTCTCAATTCGTATTATGTTGGAGAGGATGGACTCTACAAGTATTATGAGGTCATAATGGTTGACCGATCGCACCCGGAGATTGTTACGGACAGTTCTATTTCCTGGATTGCGGAACCACAGAACAGGGGCAGAGTCTACAGGGGCCTTACCTCGGCTGGATACAAGGGGAGAGGCCTGAGGACAGGTAGAAGCGGAAGTTCCAAGAGCAGGCCATCCATAAGATCAAACGGCAGGCTCAGAAGATAATCTCCACAAATTTCCACTGACTTTTTTCTTTGCCGCGGTGGCCCAGTGGTACGGCGCCAGACTTGAGATCTGGTTCCCTTGTGGATCGGGAGTTCGAATCTCTCCCGCGGCGTCATATTTGGTTCGCGATTTCATTGATTAGCTTTGTATAATGGCAATACGAAGTTCTGTATATACTCCTCAAATTAGATACAGGTGCTCCGCTATTCGGAACCGGGAAAGAACAGCAAACTATGGGACTGTGAGTAAACTTAATTACGTTTACCCATTAATTAGCTCGTAAAGTAGAATTCTTGTACGTCAAATTAGGGTGAATTAATGGGCACCATAAAACAGTGGATAAAGATTGAAGGTTTCGAGAAAGAGGATATCCTTAAGAGTATGGGATTCATTATTTCTGATAATGGATACCTCGACATTGATGGCAAGAGAGCTGCATCTGTTGACGGTGCCACTGGTATAAAAGTCAGCGATGTCAAAGGCATTGTTCCAGGATCTCTAGCTCTTATTACAGATGTTTCTGAAGTAGAATTGATTGAAGAGTAAATCCCATAATGCCACCTACTTTTTTACTTTAAATTGTAAACTTATTGAAGAAAGGCGTAAAATGGCTTACAGTAAGGCCAGACAAACCTGACATCAACTTCAACACCTCGTATCAGAACATCAGGATAGATCATCTGATGACCCAGAATATTACCATCAACATCAATAAAGAGGCAAAGGACTATGATCCAGTAGTTGCTCAAGAGATTTTTACCGCTCTACAAAATGATATTAAGAATCACGAAGAGATTGGGCTCCAGTTCGACCCTTCCTTGAGCATTGCAACCAACCAGAAGCTTACCTCCACACAAAGACACAAGATAGACCTGTTCAAAAAAGCAGGGTGGAAGCCAGATAAAGTAGCATCAATCAAAATTGCGTTCAAGATAATTAATCTTGAGGACTCTGCCCAGTACGAGGAGGCAAAAAATCTTATGACATCAGCTTTTGACGGCCCAAAAAAAACAATGAACAAGAAGTTTTACAATCTGGCAAGATCAGGTTATCTTGAGGGTTTCGCAATGCAGCTGCTTGTAAGCAGTGAACTTCACTCTGATGAAGCAATAACAAATATACTCGACTACTTCCCGGAAGCACTATTCATAGATGAGGGGACTGATGCATTGAAGTCTATCCAGGACCTTCAGAGGAGAGAACAAGGGAATGTTAGAAGTGTTGCATTGTATGCACGCGGAGACAATCACATTACAAGTTTGGATTATTTTTACGGCCAGTACCTGAAATATTCTCTAAAAAAGGGTGCAGAAGGTATAAACTTGTATATTCTCACAACACGTGAAGAATATAAAATAGGTGCGAGCAACGCAGTAAGAATAGAGCTTGAATTAAAGTCTGTAAAAACTCAGAATTTCTGATAAAAAAGCTTCATGAGATACGGTCTTTTGCACTACAAGCTCCCCTTGTTAATGTGTGTCGTAGAATGATAGAATGGACCCGCAAACTTGTCAGACTTCTCTTACCAGAACTGTATATTGATATAAACTCAAACTGAACCCACAAACAAGCAACCGTACCTTAACAGAATCTTACTTACTTCGTGTTGCTCTTACTATAGCCTGTTTCTCAGCACCCAGAGCAGGTTCATTGAACAGCATATCCTTAATTGTTAAAATCAAACTGGGCTCCTGTGCAAGTTATGTAATTCCCAAAATCTTTTCTGTAATCATCGCTTGGCGGAAGCTGCACGTCAATTATCACAATATATCCAAGTTAGTTCGCACGATTATGATCTATAAATTACGCATCTCCAGGGACGAAGCAGTCTGAATCCTGAAACCGACTTCTCACCCCAATATAATTGTGATCTTACGAAGTTTGCCTCCATTTTATCCACTGCAACAACCCTGATGGATTAATGAAATGAACTGACCGAAAAATATCACGAAATTGCTTCCGGAGAGTCTTATTTGTGAATCTAACTGGAACACTTTTATTTTCTTGGCGGTAAAATTCGCCATGGACTGTAATTAAAGAAGTTAGCCCAGTCGGAACCGCAATCCATAAAGGCTCAGCGTTGAAATTTGAGATAGATTTTTGCTTATGTACCGTTAAAATTTGGTTTGCGCTTCTCCCTGAAAGCTTTCACGCCTTCCTTGAAGTCATGTCCCTCCGACAGTTTGCCCTGCAGACTTGCCTCTTCCTTCAGGAACTCATCCAGATCAAAATAAATTGCCTTTGTTATAAGTTGCTTGCCCACAGAATATGCCCCAAAAGGCCCTTCAGCCAGATTTTCTGCCATTTTCATGGCCTCAGCCATGGGATCATCCACTACCCTTACCAGGCCCATATTTTCTGCTTCTGCAGCAGAGAATTCTCCGCCATGGAGCAGGTACGGAAGTGCTCGTGCTCCGGCCAGTCTTGAAAGAATCAGCGTAAGCCCCGTATCCGGAGCAAGTCCTATGCCCTGAAAAGCCATTACAAACCTGCTTTCACGGGATGCGAAAGATTCATCACATGCAAGGGCAAGGCTCATCCCAGCCCCAGCTACAACGCCGTTTATAACTGAAATGAATAGCTTCTTGCTGTACCTCATTTCTTTCAGTATAAGGTGAAAGGAATTTGACAGCTCGCTCTCTATATCCACACCGGCGCCTTTTTCTGAAGAGGTGGAGACATCCGCGCCTGCAGAAAACGCCCTGCCCTCCCCTGTCAATATGGCCACACGTTTTCCTTCATTTGCGTTGAAATCTTTGAATGCCTTCAGAAGGTCCCTCCGAACCTCATCCCCAAGTGAGTTTAATTTTTCAGCACGATTTATTGAGATTATGGAAATGTGCCCTTTATCCTTTACCAGCAACGTGTCATACATTAGAATGCCCTGCAACTATCAACTGAACATTATTTAACAGTTTTGCTGGGCTGAACGGCAAAGCAGTGTCCATTGACCCATGCAGCCCTGTGGAATGACCAGCTACAGTTCATCTCGCTGTGCTTTCAGTATGTTCAAATCCCATGCGTCAGGTTATCCATACGGCCTCCATCCGCCACAATTACCTGCCCGTTTATGTATCTGGAATCATCTGAAGCCAGGAAAGCCACCACATCGGCAATATCCTCTGGTCGCCCAACGCTGTTAAGCGTGGTTCTGCTTCTGAAATAGTGTTCAAGATCTGAGATCTCGCTGCTGTTCTTGTTCCCAATGGTCATGTCCGTTTCAACCCATCCCGGAGCAACGGCATTGATTCTGATGTGTTGATCCCTGAGATCGAATGCCAGACGTTTCGTTAGCATAATGACGGCTGCCTTCGTGATGGAATACAGGGTTGTATTTGGAGCAGCAGTTCCAATTCCAGCATTTGATGCTATGTTCACAATTATCCCTTTTCCCTTCAGATCATCCAGAAATGCCAGGACCGTGTTTATGCCTCCCTTAACATTAACAGCGAACATCCTGTCCATGGCATCTTCCCTGTATGACACAAAGTCCATAAGTTCCCAGTAGCCTGCGTTATTGACGATTATGTCAACTTTTCCCATCTTTGAATGAATTTCTTCAGCCATCCTGTTGACCTGGCTTCTGCTGGCCACATCTGCCTGGAATGCCATAGAATCTGGAATTGATCGGGCAAGGCTCTCAGCTTCATCTCTGCCTCTGTTGTAGTTGACGGCAACCCTGGCCCCCATATTTCCAAGCTTTATGGCAATGGACCTTCCAATTCCCCTTGAAGCGCCTGTAACAAGTGCAATCTTCCCATTAAGGCCATTTTCATTCATGATCTGCAGATTTCCCAATGGAATATATCCTTTAGCAACCGCTTTTTATGGCCAGTCAGGTATGGCGAATGATGATGGCGCCTTATGTCAATACTTCGTATTGAACCCCAAATATCATTCACACAATATTTAAATTGAAGCTTAAAAGTCTAACAATCGGCGAAATTTCCCGTAATTGATGAAAATTTTTTTATAGCTCAACCTTAATCACATCCGGGAGACAAAGTGAATCTCTGATGAATTCTCGGGAATCATTCCTTGCTGCTAACAACCTCGACATGGAGCTGGTAATAGAGAATGAGGGAAATTTCCCTATTGAGGCTTTTAGCCGAGATCACGATCTTTTCGTCCCTGCCGTCCTTTCTGCCGGTAATGGAAAAGTATCCATGATGTATTATTTCTCGGAAGCAGCTGTGAAGGGAAAGAGAGATGTTGAAATTTTTCTCAACAGGTATGGGGCCAGGAATAACGGGGGCGTACTGACACTTTACGGTTCAAGCTCCAGATTCCCCCAGTATAATATGTTAAAGAGAATTCTTGACATACCCTCAGTGCTGAACTATGCTTCCTATGTATGGAAAGGCAAGCATTATTTCCACTTCATATTCAGGCATGAATTTCTCCGCCAGGTTTCGGACACGCTTCTTTCATCCGAGGTCCCTTCCGGGATAAATGTACATCGCCTTTCCGGGAATGACAGGATGATTGACGTCCTGAAATGGATAGACAGCCACGTGGAATTATACGAAGTAACAGTTGATACCATCCCGCCGCCTGAGGAACTGTCTCCTGAAAGAAACCCCATTGGACTGGAATGGGTTCGGGAGATAAAGTACAGAACCACGGACAGCTCCATCAAGGCTGTTTATTTTTCAGGTTCGGAGAGGGTGAGGGATGACGCAATGAAAATCGTGGACAATATATATGAAATGGAAACCAGAAACGAGATGCTGGGCTTCCTGTCGTCCAGCGACCACAGCATAATGATACCGTCTTTCCGGCGGATTCACACCCTGTCCGGAGGGATCTTTACCATAACTCTCATACTTCCCAAATCCTTTGTTTCCGACTATATCAAAAAGATTTCCAGATCGCGTAAAGACTTCTTGAACTGGAGTGTTAAAATTCGGAATGTGAGGCCGTTTGCCTCCATGATGAAGGGAAATGAAGATGCCGGTGTGTCCTGATTTAACATAACAGGAAATGGGCTTCTTTGGATTGGGCCGACTGGAGTGAACGCGCAACATGTTTTTCGTCATTAAACGTAGCTTCATTCGACAAATTTTTAAACATTACAAATCTTACTCAATGTGGACATACAGGAGAAGATAGCCGGTGAGATCACAATAGCGGAGAATCCCGGCGAAACCATAAGGAAATGGCGTGAAGAGTTTCAGGTGTCTCAGCTGGACCTGGCCAGGTATCTGGAGATATCGCCATCAGTCATCAGTGATTATGAATCGGGCAGGCGTAAATCACCTGGTGTTACATCAATAAGAAAGATAGTCAATGCACTGGTGGAGATCGACCTGAAGAGGGGTGGGCAGGTACTGAGGCGGTACAACAGCGGCATGCCTTCTGATGCCATCATCGACATAAGTGATTATAGCCATGACATATCGCTCGAGAGGGTGATCCGCATGATAAGCGGGACAAACTATTCCTCCATAGGCCTGAACAGGTACATACGGGGATATACTATTGTTGATGGAATCAAGGCAATCCTGTCATTCTCATACTCGGAATACAGCAAGCTCTACGGATGGTCAAGCCAGCGAATAATATTCTTCACAGAGGTAAAACTGGGAAGAAGCCCCATGATTGCAATCAGGGTGCATCCACTGAAACCTGCCGCTGTTGTGTATATTCAGCCCGACAGAATAGATGATCTGGCAGTAAAGCTGGCAGACGTGGAAAATATCCCGCTGATCGTTACGGAA
This genomic interval carries:
- a CDS encoding replication factor C large subunit, whose translation is MNIAEKYRAESVSDLIISQRILADIRNWLKLWNEGTPTKKGLILYGPPGSGKTTTALALAKESGVPLIEMNASETRNSDAMKRVAMMGSQYSDLTLMADHAAGFNKIILIDEADNIFEGRSRETGGDSGGITELARVIRNTRNPIILTMNDFYGFRRKNAAKEIINNCLAIEFRQFRKKNDLDFRSFRHKLTERLIFIAQSEGLQFRPEIVDALIERNRDDLRAIINDAVSMMAYRDDPEAVGQPSIRDAPSGIYDVMHATFKEGDYEGILRDLMDKDFTTEDYLMWLDKNLPMEAKDAADLDHAYDILSIADVFVGRVIKKQHYAYKGYAEEIAAGVSTGIVHRNEKYVKYEFPSYIMKMSRLRESREGRKFATAKLARFTHSGRMRISGNLWFYGEMLKRKEFSAMLEKQLNLSEKELSVLKKG
- a CDS encoding 50S ribosomal protein L15e yields the protein MPDVQSTYSMVRDAWKDLKKSEIYGLQKERMIAWRSGSSIERVERPTRLDRARALGYKAKGGFIVVRARVRRGGRNKPKIMGGRRPRRMGYNKLTPKKSIQWIAEERTADRYPNMEVLNSYYVGEDGLYKYYEVIMVDRSHPEIVTDSSISWIAEPQNRGRVYRGLTSAGYKGRGLRTGRSGSSKSRPSIRSNGRLRR
- a CDS encoding enoyl-CoA hydratase-related protein, encoding MYDTLLVKDKGHISIISINRAEKLNSLGDEVRRDLLKAFKDFNANEGKRVAILTGEGRAFSAGADVSTSSEKGAGVDIESELSNSFHLILKEMRYSKKLFISVINGVVAGAGMSLALACDESFASRESRFVMAFQGIGLAPDTGLTLILSRLAGARALPYLLHGGEFSAAEAENMGLVRVVDDPMAEAMKMAENLAEGPFGAYSVGKQLITKAIYFDLDEFLKEEASLQGKLSEGHDFKEGVKAFREKRKPNFNGT
- a CDS encoding SDR family oxidoreductase, which encodes MNENGLNGKIALVTGASRGIGRSIAIKLGNMGARVAVNYNRGRDEAESLARSIPDSMAFQADVASRSQVNRMAEEIHSKMGKVDIIVNNAGYWELMDFVSYREDAMDRMFAVNVKGGINTVLAFLDDLKGKGIIVNIASNAGIGTAAPNTTLYSITKAAVIMLTKRLAFDLRDQHIRINAVAPGWVETDMTIGNKNSSEISDLEHYFRSRTTLNSVGRPEDIADVVAFLASDDSRYINGQVIVADGGRMDNLTHGI
- a CDS encoding helix-turn-helix domain-containing protein, whose translation is MDIQEKIAGEITIAENPGETIRKWREEFQVSQLDLARYLEISPSVISDYESGRRKSPGVTSIRKIVNALVEIDLKRGGQVLRRYNSGMPSDAIIDISDYSHDISLERVIRMISGTNYSSIGLNRYIRGYTIVDGIKAILSFSYSEYSKLYGWSSQRIIFFTEVKLGRSPMIAIRVHPLKPAAVVYIQPDRIDDLAVKLADVENIPLIVTELDAPAISKIMASLK